The following are encoded in a window of Psychrobacter sp. P11F6 genomic DNA:
- a CDS encoding aldehyde dehydrogenase family protein produces the protein MLYAYPNTENSAVQFRKKYDNFINGEWVAPIDGEYFDNSSPIDGKTFCQIARSKAADVEAALDAAHAAKDAWGKTSVTERSNMLLKLADGIEANLEAIAIAESYENGKPVRETLAADIPIAIDHLRYFAGVIRAQEGGISQIDEDTVAYHFHEPLGVVGQIIPWNFPILMAIWKIAPALAAGNCIVLKPAEQTPASVLYMLDVIGAADILPKGVLNVINGFGVEAGKPIASNPRIDKVSFTGETTTGRLIMQYASENIIPVTLELGGKSPNIFFADIMDEDDDFLDKAVEGLVMFALNQGEVCTCPSRALVHESIYDEFMKRCIARVKAIKMGNPLDTETMIGAQASSDQLEKILSYLDIGKKEGAKVLVGGELAKHDGDMANGYYVQPTIFEGTNDMRVFQEEIFGPVLAVTTFKDDEEAMTLANDTLYGLGAGVWTRNGTRAYRFGRGIKAGRVWTNCYHLYPAHSAFGGYKQSGIGRENHLMMLDHYQQTKNMLVSYSPKAMGFF, from the coding sequence ATGTTATACGCTTATCCCAATACTGAAAACAGTGCCGTCCAATTCCGCAAAAAATATGACAATTTTATCAATGGTGAGTGGGTCGCACCAATCGATGGTGAATACTTTGACAACTCAAGTCCAATCGATGGTAAAACCTTCTGTCAGATTGCGCGCTCTAAAGCTGCCGATGTTGAAGCTGCGCTAGATGCTGCCCATGCTGCAAAAGACGCTTGGGGCAAAACCAGTGTCACTGAACGCTCTAATATGTTGCTCAAACTTGCCGACGGTATCGAAGCCAATTTAGAGGCAATCGCTATCGCCGAAAGTTATGAAAACGGTAAACCAGTTCGCGAAACCCTTGCCGCTGATATTCCAATCGCCATCGACCATTTGCGTTATTTTGCGGGCGTTATCCGCGCACAAGAAGGCGGCATTAGTCAAATTGATGAAGATACCGTTGCCTATCATTTCCATGAGCCTCTAGGCGTCGTTGGTCAAATCATTCCTTGGAACTTCCCTATTCTAATGGCGATTTGGAAAATCGCCCCAGCACTTGCAGCGGGTAACTGTATCGTCCTCAAACCTGCCGAGCAAACTCCAGCTTCTGTTTTATACATGCTTGACGTCATAGGCGCGGCGGATATTTTACCTAAAGGCGTACTAAACGTCATTAACGGCTTTGGTGTAGAAGCCGGTAAGCCAATCGCTTCCAACCCACGTATCGATAAAGTGTCCTTTACTGGTGAGACCACCACGGGTCGCTTAATTATGCAATACGCCAGTGAAAATATCATTCCAGTCACGCTAGAGCTGGGCGGTAAAAGTCCGAATATCTTCTTTGCTGATATCATGGATGAAGACGATGACTTCTTAGATAAAGCGGTTGAAGGTTTGGTCATGTTTGCACTAAACCAAGGCGAAGTCTGTACTTGCCCATCACGCGCCCTCGTACACGAAAGCATCTATGATGAATTTATGAAACGCTGTATCGCCCGCGTGAAAGCCATCAAAATGGGCAACCCGCTCGATACTGAGACTATGATTGGCGCGCAAGCCAGCTCAGATCAGTTAGAAAAAATCCTATCTTATCTTGATATTGGTAAAAAAGAAGGTGCAAAAGTCTTGGTCGGTGGTGAACTCGCCAAACATGATGGCGACATGGCGAACGGTTATTATGTACAGCCAACGATCTTTGAAGGCACGAATGATATGCGCGTGTTCCAAGAAGAAATCTTTGGCCCCGTACTCGCTGTCACCACTTTTAAAGACGATGAAGAAGCAATGACTCTCGCCAATGACACTTTATATGGTCTTGGTGCTGGCGTCTGGACGCGTAATGGTACTCGTGCTTATCGTTTCGGTCGTGGCATTAAAGCTGGTCGCGTTTGGACCAACTGTTATCACCTTTATCCTGCGCATTCAGCCTTTGGCGGTTACAAGCAATCTGGTATTGGCCGCGAAAACCATCTGATGATGCTTGATCATTATCAACAAACCAAAAACATGCTGGTCTCTTATAGTCCTAAAGCGATGGGCTTCTTTTAA
- the adhP gene encoding alcohol dehydrogenase AdhP, translating to MSNKMKAAVLHEFGQPLEIEEVDIPTAGAGQIVVKMQASGVCHTDLHAIEGDWPVKPSPPFIPGHEGVGLITAVGENVHHIKEGDRVGIPWLYSACGHCTHCLGGWETLCESQQNSGYSVNGSFAEYVLADANYVGIIPESVDSIEIAPVLCAGVTVYKGLKMTDTKPGDWVVISGIGGLGHMAVQYAIAMGLNVAAVDIDDEKLAFAKKLGAKVTVNAKNTDPAEYLQKEIGGAHGALVTAVSSKAFDQALGMLRRGGTLVCNGLPTGEFPVSIFDTVLNGITIRGSIVGTRLDLQESLDMAAAGKVKATVAAEPLENINDIFDRMRDGKIEGRIVIDYSL from the coding sequence GTGAGTAATAAAATGAAAGCGGCCGTGCTGCATGAATTCGGACAACCCTTAGAAATTGAAGAAGTAGATATTCCAACCGCAGGTGCTGGTCAAATCGTTGTAAAAATGCAGGCATCAGGTGTCTGTCATACCGATTTGCATGCCATTGAGGGCGATTGGCCAGTGAAACCTAGCCCACCGTTTATCCCAGGTCACGAAGGCGTTGGTCTTATCACCGCCGTTGGTGAAAATGTCCACCATATCAAAGAAGGCGACCGAGTCGGTATCCCTTGGCTCTACTCTGCTTGTGGCCACTGTACCCATTGCTTAGGTGGTTGGGAAACCTTATGCGAAAGCCAACAAAACTCTGGTTACTCTGTAAACGGCAGCTTTGCAGAATATGTACTAGCAGATGCCAACTATGTCGGTATCATTCCTGAAAGCGTTGACTCTATTGAAATTGCACCAGTGTTGTGTGCAGGTGTTACGGTCTACAAAGGTCTTAAAATGACCGACACCAAGCCAGGCGATTGGGTTGTCATTTCAGGTATCGGTGGACTGGGACATATGGCTGTTCAGTATGCCATTGCAATGGGATTGAACGTTGCTGCTGTGGATATTGATGACGAAAAACTGGCATTCGCTAAAAAACTGGGTGCCAAAGTCACTGTCAATGCGAAAAATACTGACCCTGCTGAATATCTACAAAAGGAAATCGGCGGTGCTCACGGTGCGCTCGTGACAGCAGTATCTTCAAAAGCCTTTGATCAAGCATTAGGCATGTTACGACGCGGTGGTACTTTGGTCTGTAATGGTCTACCAACGGGCGAATTCCCAGTATCCATTTTTGATACTGTTTTAAACGGTATTACCATTCGTGGCTCAATCGTTGGTACGCGTCTCGACTTGCAAGAGTCGCTAGACATGGCAGCAGCAGGCAAAGTAAAAGCCACCGTTGCCGCTGAGCCACTAGAAAATATCAATGATATCTTTGATCGTATGCGTGATGGCAAAATCGAAGGTCGCATTGTCATTGACTATAGTCTGTAG